A window of the Coregonus clupeaformis isolate EN_2021a unplaced genomic scaffold, ASM2061545v1 scaf0037, whole genome shotgun sequence genome harbors these coding sequences:
- the LOC121555767 gene encoding protein dpy-30 homolog isoform X2: MAEDNADMNQSMENHTAMEDTERSNTERMCKQKVDLQSLPTRAYLDQTVVPLLLQGLSVLAKERPHNPIEFLAAHLLQNKSHYEDRI; this comes from the exons ATGGCAGAAG ATAACGCAGACATGAATCAGAGCATGGAGAATCATACAGCT ATGGAGGATACCGAGAGGTCCAACACCGAGAGGATGTGTAAACAGAAGGTGGATCTTCAGTCTCTCCCAACACGGGCATATCTGGACCAGACTGTGGTGCCGCTCCTTCTACAGGGGCTCTCTGTGCTAGCCAAAGAGAG GCCTCATAATCCCATTGAATTTCTAGCTGCACATCTCCTCCAGAACAAGTCTCACTATGAGGACCGCATCTAA
- the LOC121555767 gene encoding protein dpy-30 homolog isoform X1, which yields MAEDNADMNQSMENHTAKMEDTERSNTERMCKQKVDLQSLPTRAYLDQTVVPLLLQGLSVLAKERPHNPIEFLAAHLLQNKSHYEDRI from the exons ATGGCAGAAG ATAACGCAGACATGAATCAGAGCATGGAGAATCATACAGCT AAGATGGAGGATACCGAGAGGTCCAACACCGAGAGGATGTGTAAACAGAAGGTGGATCTTCAGTCTCTCCCAACACGGGCATATCTGGACCAGACTGTGGTGCCGCTCCTTCTACAGGGGCTCTCTGTGCTAGCCAAAGAGAG GCCTCATAATCCCATTGAATTTCTAGCTGCACATCTCCTCCAGAACAAGTCTCACTATGAGGACCGCATCTAA